A single Anomalospiza imberbis isolate Cuckoo-Finch-1a 21T00152 chromosome 15, ASM3175350v1, whole genome shotgun sequence DNA region contains:
- the SNCB gene encoding beta-synuclein isoform X1, whose protein sequence is MGAAMEVFMKGLSKAKEGVVAAAEKTKQGVAEAAEKTKEGVLYVGSKTQGVVQGVTSVAEKAKEQASQLGEAAFSGAGNIAAATGLVKKEEFPADLKAEEVAQEAVEEPLVEPLLEPEGENYEEPPQEEYQEYEPEA, encoded by the exons ATGGG AGCCGCCATGGAGGTGTTTATGAAGGGCTTGTCCAAGGCCAAGGAGGGGGTGGTCGCCGCAGCTGAGAAGACCAAGCAGGGGGTGGCCGAAGCCGCGGAGAAGACCAAGGAAGGGGTCCTCTATGTCG GGAGTAAAACCCAAGGTGTGGTGCAAGGCGTAACCTCAG TGGCTGAGAAAGCCAAGGAGCAGGCGTCCCAGCTGGGCGAAGCAGCGTTCTCCGGCGCTGGCAACATTGCGGCGGCCACCGGGCTGGTGAAGAAGGAAGAGTTCCCTGCAGACCTGAAG GCAGAGGAGGTGGCCCAGGAGGCTGTGGAGGAGCCACTGGTCGAGCCGCTGCTGGAGCCAGAGGGGGAGAACTACGAGGAACCcccacag GAGGAATACCAGGAATACGAGCCAGAGGCATAA
- the SNCB gene encoding beta-synuclein isoform X2, with protein MEVFMKGLSKAKEGVVAAAEKTKQGVAEAAEKTKEGVLYVGSKTQGVVQGVTSVAEKAKEQASQLGEAAFSGAGNIAAATGLVKKEEFPADLKAEEVAQEAVEEPLVEPLLEPEGENYEEPPQEEYQEYEPEA; from the exons ATGGAGGTGTTTATGAAGGGCTTGTCCAAGGCCAAGGAGGGGGTGGTCGCCGCAGCTGAGAAGACCAAGCAGGGGGTGGCCGAAGCCGCGGAGAAGACCAAGGAAGGGGTCCTCTATGTCG GGAGTAAAACCCAAGGTGTGGTGCAAGGCGTAACCTCAG TGGCTGAGAAAGCCAAGGAGCAGGCGTCCCAGCTGGGCGAAGCAGCGTTCTCCGGCGCTGGCAACATTGCGGCGGCCACCGGGCTGGTGAAGAAGGAAGAGTTCCCTGCAGACCTGAAG GCAGAGGAGGTGGCCCAGGAGGCTGTGGAGGAGCCACTGGTCGAGCCGCTGCTGGAGCCAGAGGGGGAGAACTACGAGGAACCcccacag GAGGAATACCAGGAATACGAGCCAGAGGCATAA
- the EIF4E1B gene encoding eukaryotic translation initiation factor 4E type 1B isoform X1: MATGEQRQQERRRQRARQQELLPAEILGKHPLQNRWALWFFKNDKSKMWQANLRLVTKFSTVEDFWALYSHIQLASKLTAGCDYSLFKDGIEPMWEDSQNKRGGRWLITLAKQQRHTELDRFWLDTLLCLIGEMFDEYSDEVCGAVINIRTKGDKIAIWTREAENQEGVTHIGRVYKEHLGLSQKVAIGYQAHADTATKSGSLAKTKFVV; this comes from the exons ATGGCTACAGGGGAGCAG aggcagcaggagcgACGCCGGCAGAGGGCTcggcagcaagagctgctccCGGCAGAGATCCTGGGCAAGCACCCCCTGCAGAACAG atGGGCACTCTGGTTTTTCAAGAATGACAAGAGCAAGATGTGGCAGGCCAACCTGCGCCTTGTCACCAAATTCAGCACTGTGGAGGACTTCTGGGC GCTGTACAGTCACATCCAGCTCGCCAGCAAGCTTACAGCTGGCTGTGACTACTCCCTCTTCAAG GATGGCATTGAGCCCATGTGGGAGGACAGCCAGAACAAGCGTGGTGGGCGCTGGCTCATCACCCTGGCCAAGCAGCAGCGGCACACCGAGCTGGACCGGTTCTGGCTGGACACA ctgctgtgcctcaTTGGGGAGATGTTTGATGAGTACAGCGACGAGGTGTGCGGGGCCGTCATCAACATCCGCACCAAGGGGGACAAGATTGCCATCTGGACCCGGGAAGCGGAGAACCAGGAAGGGGTCACCCACATTGG gcGTGTCTACAAGGAGCACCTGGGCCTGTCACAGAAGGTGGCCATTGGGTACCAGGCTCACGCAGATACAGCCACCAAGAGTGGCTCCCTTGCCAAGACCAAGTTTGTGGTGTGA
- the EIF4E1B gene encoding eukaryotic translation initiation factor 4E type 1B isoform X2, translating to MATGEQRQQERRRQRARQQELLPAEILGKHPLQNRWALWFFKNDKSKMWQANLRLVTKFSTVEDFWALYSHIQLASKLTAGCDYSLFKDGIEPMWEDSQNKRGGRWLITLAKQQRHTELDRFWLDTVSAAPLEGPGCGVAPAPGLSPSGDCPRLPFSSQQLLCLIGEMFDEYSDEVCGAVINIRTKGDKIAIWTREAENQEGVTHIGRVYKEHLGLSQKVAIGYQAHADTATKSGSLAKTKFVV from the exons ATGGCTACAGGGGAGCAG aggcagcaggagcgACGCCGGCAGAGGGCTcggcagcaagagctgctccCGGCAGAGATCCTGGGCAAGCACCCCCTGCAGAACAG atGGGCACTCTGGTTTTTCAAGAATGACAAGAGCAAGATGTGGCAGGCCAACCTGCGCCTTGTCACCAAATTCAGCACTGTGGAGGACTTCTGGGC GCTGTACAGTCACATCCAGCTCGCCAGCAAGCTTACAGCTGGCTGTGACTACTCCCTCTTCAAG GATGGCATTGAGCCCATGTGGGAGGACAGCCAGAACAAGCGTGGTGGGCGCTGGCTCATCACCCTGGCCAAGCAGCAGCGGCACACCGAGCTGGACCGGTTCTGGCTGGACACAGTGAGTGCTGCCCCACTCGAGGGTCCTGGCTGTGGTGTCgcccctgccccagggctgagccccaGTGGGGACTGTCCCAGGCTCCCTTTCTCCTCccaacagctgctgtgcctcaTTGGGGAGATGTTTGATGAGTACAGCGACGAGGTGTGCGGGGCCGTCATCAACATCCGCACCAAGGGGGACAAGATTGCCATCTGGACCCGGGAAGCGGAGAACCAGGAAGGGGTCACCCACATTGG gcGTGTCTACAAGGAGCACCTGGGCCTGTCACAGAAGGTGGCCATTGGGTACCAGGCTCACGCAGATACAGCCACCAAGAGTGGCTCCCTTGCCAAGACCAAGTTTGTGGTGTGA